In Natranaerovirga hydrolytica, a single window of DNA contains:
- a CDS encoding flavodoxin family protein — protein MDYIIIYSSETGNTKKVAYEIFKSMPEGTKIYDLQDIQGDVKEKNLILGYWVDRAKPNKEMLHFMECLTNKNIVAFGTLGAYPDSEHAQVTKKNVAEILEPRNTLLGQFLCQGRISSKITEMFKRASSDSPHRMTEERIKKHQEAAKHPNEEDFKAARSFIESILNSQ, from the coding sequence ATGGATTATATTATAATATATTCTTCTGAAACAGGCAATACAAAAAAAGTAGCTTATGAAATATTTAAGTCAATGCCTGAAGGAACAAAAATATATGATTTACAAGATATACAAGGTGATGTTAAAGAAAAAAACTTAATACTAGGTTATTGGGTAGATCGAGCAAAACCTAACAAAGAAATGTTACATTTTATGGAATGTTTAACGAATAAGAACATTGTTGCTTTTGGCACATTAGGAGCTTATCCAGATTCGGAACATGCTCAGGTTACGAAAAAAAATGTAGCAGAAATTTTAGAACCAAGAAATACTCTATTGGGACAGTTTTTATGTCAAGGTAGAATTAGTTCTAAAATAACAGAGATGTTTAAAAGAGCCAGTAGCGATTCGCCTCATCGTATGACCGAGGAGAGAATTAAAAAGCATCAAGAGGCAGCAAAACATCCTAATGAAGAAGATTTTAAGGCAGCAAGAAGTTTTATAGAAAGCATATTAAACAGTCAGTGA
- a CDS encoding nucleotide-binding protein — MKKIAIYGKGGIGKSTTVSNVSAALSHLGYKVMQIGCDPKADSTKNLMKGEFIPTVLDVLKDKEDIELEDIIFEGYNGVLCIEAGGPTPGIGCAGRGIITAFEKLEELEAFEHYEPDVVIYDVLGDVVCGGFAMPIRNQYANEVYIVTSGEMMSMYAASNISSAVRQFKSKGYARLKGLILNSKNVEDEKTLVEKLCTEIDSNIFQYIPRNPLVQEAENSGKTVVEAFYDSEMSNIYKLLANKIMEE; from the coding sequence ATGAAGAAAATTGCAATATATGGAAAAGGTGGCATCGGGAAATCAACAACAGTATCTAATGTATCAGCGGCTTTATCCCATTTAGGCTATAAAGTGATGCAAATTGGATGCGATCCAAAAGCAGATTCTACTAAAAATCTAATGAAAGGTGAATTTATCCCCACCGTTTTAGATGTTTTAAAAGACAAAGAAGATATTGAATTAGAGGATATCATTTTTGAAGGATACAATGGTGTTTTATGTATTGAAGCAGGTGGTCCAACGCCTGGTATCGGTTGTGCAGGTAGAGGTATTATTACAGCATTTGAAAAGTTAGAAGAACTAGAGGCTTTTGAACATTATGAGCCGGATGTGGTGATATATGATGTATTAGGCGATGTGGTATGTGGTGGATTTGCAATGCCAATTCGCAACCAATATGCCAATGAAGTATATATCGTAACATCGGGAGAAATGATGTCTATGTATGCTGCTTCAAATATATCTAGCGCTGTAAGACAATTCAAATCAAAAGGCTATGCAAGGCTAAAAGGATTAATTTTAAATTCTAAAAATGTTGAAGATGAAAAAACGTTGGTAGAAAAACTATGTACAGAGATAGATAGCAACATTTTTCAGTACATACCTAGAAATCCTTTGGTACAAGAAGCAGAGAACTCAGGAAAAACAGTAGTAGAAGCTTTTTATGATAGCGAAATGAGCAATATTTATAAATTACTAGCCAATAAAATAATGGAGGAATGA
- a CDS encoding TetR family transcriptional regulator encodes MPKQTFHNLPLEKKSIIFNAAYKEFSNVSFYDASIANIIREACISRGSFYQYFSNKEDIYFYIVDQLKSQSKVYFENLVKSTKGNLWEIMESLFKHELSLVEDDKYRQFFKQFFLNLNIYLQEHLPKRVVMYEDTLEEFMEDIDLSGFKQKNQEYILYVINLITLVIGELMKNKLIYNVSNEEIMERYKLQVDIIKNGALNT; translated from the coding sequence ATGCCAAAACAAACCTTTCACAACCTACCATTAGAGAAAAAGAGTATTATATTTAATGCAGCATACAAAGAATTTTCTAATGTTTCGTTTTATGATGCATCTATTGCCAATATTATTAGAGAAGCTTGTATTTCTAGGGGCAGCTTTTATCAATACTTTAGTAATAAAGAAGATATATATTTTTATATAGTAGATCAATTAAAAAGCCAATCAAAAGTATATTTTGAAAACCTTGTAAAGTCTACTAAAGGTAATTTGTGGGAGATAATGGAATCATTATTTAAACATGAGTTAAGCCTTGTGGAAGATGATAAATATCGTCAATTTTTTAAACAGTTTTTTTTGAATCTAAATATTTACCTACAGGAGCATTTGCCTAAAAGGGTGGTAATGTATGAAGATACATTAGAAGAATTTATGGAAGATATAGACCTCAGTGGATTTAAACAAAAAAATCAAGAATATATATTATACGTGATCAACTTAATTACATTGGTTATTGGAGAATTAATGAAAAATAAATTGATTTATAATGTTTCTAATGAAGAAATTATGGAAAGATATAAATTACAAGTAGATATCATAAAAAATGGAGCATTAAATACATAA
- a CDS encoding AraC family transcriptional regulator, which translates to MNLNIYYPKEDINDLYIYYKLETSLINQINHDQIDNALSIFNQLIGEELLFDLSGTNNKLRSIKNQVIYLISIICHSVINNGVSPYIAMSKAKAFIGLVEKAKDKKEIQMIGVNIIKGYSKQVHSLIQVKNDSIKKALNYIHNHLGEDLNLEQVAKEVNLSKCYFCSQFKKETHMTFSNYLTFARIERSKFLLQNSDKKILDIAISLGFSSQSYFSAQFKKHTNLSPKKYRDLQYKK; encoded by the coding sequence ATGAACTTAAATATTTACTATCCCAAAGAAGATATTAATGATCTCTATATTTATTATAAATTAGAAACTTCATTAATTAATCAAATCAATCACGACCAAATAGATAATGCCTTATCTATTTTTAATCAGTTGATTGGTGAAGAATTGTTATTTGATTTATCAGGCACTAATAATAAGCTTAGATCCATAAAAAACCAAGTTATTTACTTGATTTCTATTATTTGTCATAGTGTGATTAACAATGGTGTTTCACCTTACATTGCCATGTCAAAAGCCAAGGCTTTTATTGGCTTAGTTGAAAAAGCTAAAGATAAAAAAGAAATACAAATGATTGGGGTCAACATTATTAAAGGCTATTCCAAGCAAGTTCATTCTTTGATTCAAGTTAAAAATGATTCAATAAAAAAAGCCCTTAACTACATACACAATCATTTAGGGGAAGACCTTAATCTTGAACAAGTGGCAAAAGAAGTTAATTTGAGCAAGTGTTATTTTTGCAGTCAGTTTAAAAAGGAAACTCATATGACGTTTTCTAATTACTTAACCTTTGCTCGAATTGAACGAAGCAAGTTTTTATTACAAAACTCTGATAAGAAAATACTGGATATTGCTATTTCCTTGGGATTTAGTAGCCAAAGTTATTTTTCTGCCCAATTCAAAAAGCATACCAATCTTTCTCCTAAGAAATATAGAGATCTTCAATATAAAAAATAA
- a CDS encoding ABC transporter substrate-binding protein: MKKLMLILVCVMSFSAILVGCGDNKEESEAISDNIGGQEEHSPSDQEDDEDTEDQESIRVIAGTVASAEFLDLLDITPVGVATTDKELPSRYDDVPRIGTPMDPNLEQIVSLAPDIYISDNNLKESIDSLLEGHQIQTLFLTNNAYEDVMNNFTELGDFFNQTEIASELVTQMENVESETLEAVEGQDAPRVLVVFGTPESFMLATDRSYAGSLVKKLGGINVTDEIEIANPGPYVPFSEETVAELNPDVILRLSHAAPEATKAAFDREFASGFWVNLDAVQEGNVYDLDSEIFGVTANVKAKEALQLMAEMLYQ; the protein is encoded by the coding sequence ATGAAAAAATTAATGTTAATTTTAGTATGCGTTATGAGTTTCAGTGCTATATTGGTAGGATGTGGTGATAACAAAGAAGAAAGTGAAGCCATATCAGACAATATTGGTGGACAAGAGGAACATAGTCCTAGTGACCAAGAGGACGATGAGGATACTGAAGACCAAGAGTCAATAAGGGTTATTGCAGGTACAGTTGCTTCAGCAGAGTTTCTTGATTTATTAGATATTACCCCAGTTGGTGTTGCAACAACCGATAAGGAATTACCCAGTAGATATGATGATGTCCCTAGAATTGGTACACCTATGGACCCTAATTTGGAGCAAATTGTATCCTTAGCACCGGATATTTATATATCAGATAATAATTTAAAAGAAAGTATCGATAGTTTGTTAGAAGGCCATCAGATTCAAACTTTATTTTTAACCAATAATGCGTACGAAGATGTAATGAATAATTTTACAGAATTAGGTGATTTTTTTAATCAAACAGAAATCGCAAGTGAACTGGTTACTCAGATGGAAAATGTTGAATCAGAAACCCTAGAAGCCGTAGAAGGTCAAGACGCACCAAGAGTTTTGGTTGTTTTTGGAACACCTGAAAGCTTTATGTTGGCAACAGATAGGTCTTATGCAGGAAGTTTGGTTAAAAAACTGGGTGGTATTAATGTGACTGATGAAATAGAAATAGCTAATCCAGGTCCATATGTTCCTTTTAGTGAAGAAACCGTTGCAGAGCTTAACCCAGATGTTATTTTAAGGTTATCTCATGCAGCGCCTGAAGCCACAAAAGCTGCTTTTGACAGAGAATTTGCTAGTGGTTTTTGGGTGAATTTAGATGCAGTACAAGAAGGCAATGTTTATGATTTAGATTCAGAAATTTTTGGTGTTACAGCAAATGTAAAAGCAAAAGAAGCGTTACAATTAATGGCAGAAATGCTTTATCAATAG
- a CDS encoding citrate/2-methylcitrate synthase: MGKKSFLEQFESEKLMELSSLAEKCSYINPEFYSKYEVKRGLRDINGRGVVAGLTEIGEVHSYIIDENETVPVPGRLRYRGIEIDDLVNGFISEDRYGFEETTYLLLFGHLPDKNELINFEALLGSFRTLPNSFVRDIIMKAPSKNMMNTLARSILSMYSYDPNADDTTVANVVRQSLQMIAYFPLIAVYGYQAYDHYYNNNSLIIHSPKPELSTAENILHMLRPDSQFTKLEATLLDLALVLHAEHGGGNNSTFTTHVVTSSGTDTYSAISASLGSLKGFRHGGANIKVVQMFDDIREHVEDWKDDEEIFAYLEKILTKQAFDRTGLVYGIGHAVYSVSDPRAVIFKKYVQELAKDKGLEDEFLLYSKVEEIAPQVIGHLRKMYKGVSANVDFYSGFVYRMLGIPKELYTPLFAISRIVGWSAHRIEEIVNNGKIMRPAYKSIAKKQKYVEVDKR; the protein is encoded by the coding sequence ATGGGCAAAAAAAGCTTTCTTGAGCAGTTTGAAAGTGAAAAGCTAATGGAATTAAGTTCTTTAGCAGAAAAATGCAGTTACATTAATCCGGAATTTTATTCGAAATATGAAGTAAAAAGAGGTTTGAGGGACATCAATGGTAGAGGTGTTGTAGCAGGACTAACTGAAATAGGAGAAGTACATTCTTATATAATTGACGAAAATGAAACAGTTCCTGTGCCTGGCAGATTAAGATATAGAGGTATTGAGATAGATGACTTGGTTAACGGATTTATTTCAGAAGACAGATATGGTTTTGAAGAAACAACTTATTTGTTGCTTTTTGGTCATCTTCCAGATAAGAATGAATTAATTAATTTTGAAGCGTTATTAGGATCGTTTAGAACTTTACCGAATTCATTTGTTAGAGATATTATTATGAAAGCACCTAGTAAGAATATGATGAATACCTTGGCAAGAAGTATTTTGTCAATGTACAGTTATGATCCCAATGCAGATGATACGACAGTCGCAAATGTTGTTAGACAATCCCTACAAATGATAGCCTATTTTCCACTAATAGCTGTTTATGGCTATCAAGCGTATGATCATTATTACAACAATAATAGTTTGATTATTCATAGTCCAAAACCAGAATTAAGCACAGCAGAAAATATACTTCATATGCTAAGACCAGATAGTCAATTTACTAAATTAGAAGCAACATTATTAGACTTAGCTCTTGTGCTTCATGCAGAGCATGGAGGCGGTAATAATTCTACTTTTACAACCCATGTTGTTACGTCATCAGGAACAGATACTTATTCAGCAATATCTGCGTCATTAGGTTCATTAAAAGGTTTTAGACATGGTGGTGCTAATATAAAAGTGGTACAAATGTTTGATGACATTAGAGAGCATGTAGAAGATTGGAAAGATGATGAAGAGATATTTGCGTACTTAGAAAAAATATTAACTAAGCAAGCATTTGATCGTACAGGGTTAGTTTACGGTATTGGACATGCTGTTTATTCGGTTTCAGACCCTAGAGCAGTTATATTCAAAAAATATGTACAAGAATTGGCAAAAGATAAAGGGCTAGAAGATGAATTTTTATTGTATTCAAAAGTAGAAGAAATCGCACCACAAGTTATAGGGCATCTAAGGAAAATGTACAAAGGTGTTAGTGCCAATGTAGACTTTTATTCAGGATTTGTATATAGGATGCTAGGCATTCCTAAAGAATTATATACACCATTATTTGCAATATCTCGAATTGTGGGTTGGAGTGCTCATAGAATAGAAGAAATCGTTAATAATGGAAAAATTATGCGACCAGCATATAAAAGTATAGCAAAAAAACAAAAATATGTAGAAGTAGATAAAAGATAA
- a CDS encoding DUF3793 family protein: MDNKTKQRYYTIINNLDGLDYLLSVVSYNVAPTINDEKPSSLISFTVKRKNLFKLWNMYKEEVCNHLNLKYYVIKEKDNKVLVLFYKSETLKNHLKDDEYVRFLKNLGYTARMSLDDKLHYLKERFKIINCPHEVGIFLGIPIEDVESFIENNGEGYIFYRYWKVYHNSQRAREIFDRYDNHRATMVKDMEKNYYPI, from the coding sequence TTGGATAATAAGACAAAACAAAGATATTATACAATTATTAATAATTTAGATGGATTAGATTATCTTTTATCAGTGGTTTCATATAATGTGGCGCCCACTATTAATGATGAAAAACCATCTTCTCTAATCAGTTTTACAGTTAAAAGAAAAAACCTCTTTAAATTATGGAATATGTACAAAGAAGAAGTATGCAATCATTTGAATTTAAAGTATTATGTGATAAAAGAAAAAGACAACAAAGTTCTTGTTTTATTTTATAAAAGCGAAACATTAAAAAACCACCTCAAAGATGATGAATATGTTAGATTTTTAAAGAATTTAGGATATACAGCAAGAATGTCATTAGATGATAAGTTACATTATTTAAAAGAACGTTTTAAAATTATTAATTGTCCTCATGAAGTCGGCATCTTTTTAGGCATTCCAATAGAAGATGTTGAAAGTTTTATTGAGAACAATGGAGAAGGCTATATCTTTTATAGATACTGGAAAGTATATCATAATTCACAAAGAGCGAGGGAGATTTTTGATAGATACGACAACCATAGAGCCACAATGGTAAAAGATATGGAAAAAAATTATTATCCAATATAA
- a CDS encoding flavodoxin gives MKIITVIYWSGTGNTKMMADAIVEGAKEGETIVEIFDVNDVKIEKVLNSDVVAIGCPSMGDEVLEESEMEPFIETLEKENIKDKPFALFGSYDWGDGQWMREWEERMKNAGVKLVAEGLIVQNTPEDDELEQCKALGRTLAQS, from the coding sequence ATGAAAATTATTACAGTTATTTATTGGAGCGGTACTGGAAATACTAAAATGATGGCAGATGCTATTGTTGAGGGAGCAAAAGAAGGTGAAACCATTGTAGAAATCTTTGATGTTAACGATGTAAAAATAGAAAAAGTTTTAAACTCAGATGTAGTGGCAATAGGTTGCCCATCTATGGGTGATGAAGTGTTAGAAGAGTCAGAGATGGAACCTTTTATAGAAACATTAGAAAAAGAGAATATTAAAGATAAGCCTTTTGCATTATTTGGTTCATATGACTGGGGAGATGGTCAATGGATGAGAGAGTGGGAAGAAAGAATGAAAAATGCAGGTGTAAAATTAGTAGCAGAGGGCCTTATTGTTCAAAACACACCAGAAGATGATGAATTAGAACAATGTAAAGCGCTAGGAAGAACATTAGCACAAAGTTAA